A DNA window from Bdellovibrio sp. BCCA contains the following coding sequences:
- a CDS encoding SAM-dependent methyltransferase — protein sequence MFKLSRRMQLIYDLLLPGKPVWDFCCDHGYMGLNAYESGLFPEVYFVDKVEHIIAQLKTRFENEYHRADSPAQAHFLAQQGEEIARPLRGSVVVAGVGAFTIFKIIQSLHEKGHLEAQRLILCPQRDEEKLLQFFAERSNFGYELSNEHYEVAERGRTRKLLIFDKN from the coding sequence ATGTTTAAACTTTCTCGCCGAATGCAGCTTATTTACGATCTTCTTTTGCCCGGAAAACCCGTCTGGGACTTCTGTTGCGACCATGGCTATATGGGGTTGAACGCCTATGAAAGCGGCCTTTTTCCCGAAGTGTATTTTGTTGACAAGGTGGAGCACATCATAGCCCAGCTTAAGACACGCTTTGAAAATGAATATCATCGTGCAGATTCGCCTGCACAAGCGCACTTTCTTGCTCAACAGGGGGAGGAAATTGCGCGTCCTTTGCGAGGTTCCGTTGTCGTTGCCGGAGTGGGGGCGTTTACCATTTTTAAAATTATCCAAAGTCTTCATGAAAAAGGTCACTTAGAGGCTCAGAGATTGATCTTGTGTCCTCAAAGAGACGAGGAAAAACTGCTTCAGTTTTTCGCCGAGAGATCGAATTTTGGATATGAATTGAGCAACGAACATTACGAAGTTGCCGAACGGGGACGCACTCGTAAGTTATTGATTTTTGATAAAAATTAA
- a CDS encoding DUF4423 domain-containing protein: MQDVNNNSDFRQFLEDELARRSQNYPRYSLRAFARHLEVDSSFLSKILNGKRTVTMRTIRMFGERLNLTPEELSRFGEISREKKMKRKLERLLEKMPTEEREQSTISITVDENRLPEAKEKIKAFRKELAQFLDSGVSQGKTYQISVSLFPVSGFGVND, encoded by the coding sequence ATGCAGGATGTAAATAATAACTCAGATTTTAGACAGTTTCTTGAAGATGAATTGGCTCGTCGTAGCCAAAACTATCCCCGTTATTCATTGCGTGCGTTCGCTCGTCATTTGGAAGTGGACTCGTCTTTCTTGTCCAAGATTCTAAACGGCAAAAGAACTGTCACAATGAGAACAATCCGTATGTTCGGGGAGCGTTTGAACCTGACTCCGGAAGAGCTTTCTCGTTTTGGCGAAATCAGCCGCGAGAAAAAAATGAAGCGCAAGCTTGAGCGTCTTTTAGAGAAAATGCCAACGGAAGAGCGTGAACAATCAACTATTTCAATCACAGTTGATGAAAACCGCCTTCCTGAAGCGAAAGAGAAAATCAAAGCCTTCCGTAAGGAATTGGCTCAGTTTCTTGATTCAGGCGTTTCACAAGGAAAGACATATCAAATTTCTGTGTCTCTTTTTCCTGTGTCAGGCTTCGGCGTTAACGACTAA
- a CDS encoding transporter substrate-binding domain-containing protein, whose amino-acid sequence MEVVPRARLVKYLEEKKTYVVPLVAPEWFKDPYQEKFLWMSSLYEDENLLISPSQKPVEFLNRESLVGKKTSDVIGHRNAMVEDLITHKQVQRIEAGSYENILKMLASERIDFAIFGRMLYGSLVDELGLQKELYVSAKPIEKFSRKVLINPKSRTDLQKWLEKAVLDLRGSKEWKRMLVCSY is encoded by the coding sequence GTGGAAGTCGTTCCTCGTGCTCGGTTGGTAAAGTATTTAGAAGAGAAAAAAACGTATGTAGTGCCTTTGGTCGCACCCGAGTGGTTTAAAGATCCTTATCAAGAAAAATTCTTATGGATGTCTTCGCTGTATGAGGATGAGAACCTTTTGATCTCTCCGTCGCAAAAACCCGTGGAATTTTTGAATCGTGAGTCTTTGGTGGGTAAAAAAACGTCCGATGTGATTGGCCATCGAAACGCGATGGTTGAAGATCTGATCACTCACAAACAGGTGCAAAGAATTGAGGCGGGTTCTTACGAGAATATTTTAAAAATGCTGGCTTCCGAAAGAATCGACTTCGCGATTTTTGGACGTATGCTTTATGGATCTTTGGTTGATGAGTTGGGATTGCAAAAAGAACTGTATGTTTCTGCAAAACCGATAGAAAAGTTCTCGCGCAAAGTTTTGATCAATCCAAAAAGTCGCACGGATTTGCAAAAGTGGTTAGAAAAAGCGGTTCTGGATCTTCGCGGTAGCAAAGAATGGAAGCGCATGCTGGTTTGTTCTTATTGA